The DNA region CGGCATCCCAGATGTACCATGGAACGATTAGCGCGTTGGAGTTACCCGCCACGAAGATACCCACTATGCGCGACTTCATGATGCTCGTCTCGATGAGCGGAACCTTCAAAACCTCCCTGAGGACATCCAGCTTCTTCTCGCCGAGGCCCTCCCTAACGATGGCTACCCTGTCGGTGGCGAAACCGTAAACTCCAAGGTAGGGGGAGTTCTCAAAATCGAGCCTCTCGATGTGCATCTCGTCACCTCTAAAAAGTGGTTAAAATCAGGCGAGGGAAACCTTCGCGACCCTCTTGCCGTCAACTTCCTCCACAACGACTTTAACGCGGAGCTTGTTGGGTGGCTTTTCTGCCCCACGCTCCCAGAGCTTTTCGTTGACGGCAGGGTCGAGCTTGACCTCTTCAGCCTTGGCGTGCCTCGCTATCCACTCACGGACGAAGCGGGCCGCTCTCGGTGCTCT from Thermococcus sp. includes:
- a CDS encoding 50S ribosomal protein L31e — translated: MPIKPGEEVIFVVPIRKIKKRVPRWKRAPRAARFVREWIARHAKAEEVKLDPAVNEKLWERGAEKPPNKLRVKVVVEEVDGKRVAKVSLA